The Macellibacteroides fermentans genome includes the window TGATTTTTCTTCTCTCATATCCCGTCGTCAATATAATGATCGCAGGAAGCTCACTATCGGCTTATGTAATCAGGTGCGTGAAAGAATTGCATCAAAAGTTGATGGTGGAGAAGCTATTTTCTGTATTGATTCTATGCCAATTGAAGTCTGTCGTCCCATAAGGTCAAAACGTTGTAAAATGGGAAAGAATAATTATGATAAAGCTCCCAATTATGGCTATTGTGCTTCACAGGGTAAACATTATTACGGATATAAATTACATTCTCTCTGTGGGTTGAGCGGTGTCATACACTCTTTTGACCTGACAAAGGCGAGTGTTCACGACATTCATTATTTGAAAGACGTAAAGTGTAACTTTCAGAATTGCACCATCATCGGTGATCGTGGATATATTGGAGCAGCCATACAACTTGATTTATTTGAAAAAGCTAATATCAAGTTGGAAGTTCCATATCGGTCGAATCAAAAAGATTGGAAACCTGTATTTAGTCCATTTGCTAAAGCAAGGAAAAGGGTTGAAACGCTTTTTGCACAATTATGCGATCAATTTATGATAATCAGAAATTACGCAAAACAAACAGAAGGATTGTTTACCAGAATTACGGGGAAAATTAGTGCACTTACAATCCTTCAATATATAAACAAGATTAATAACAAACCCATTGGACAAATTAAATATGCACTAATTTAATTCCGCCAACGGGTTAAATAAAATTATTTGTTGTATTTATTATTTTATTTTCAAATAAAATTCTATATTTGTGCTTCACAAGTATGTTATAAAGCAGTATCGTGGTAAAGCATCAAAAAGAAGAAGTCGATTTTTCGGCTAGTTTATCAGAGGTATGGAGAGTATTGAACGATAAGGAACGTGATATTCTCCGCAATAATGCAATCGTTCAGCATTTTAAGCGGAATGAGTTGATTTATTGTGAAGGTGATGAGCCTAAGGATATGATGTGCTTATTAAAAGGCAAAGTCAAAATCTTTAAAGAAGGAGTTGGCGGGCGAAGTCAGATTATACGGATGATTAAACCTGTGCAATACTTCGGATATCGTGCTAATTTTGCTCAGGAGCAATATCTTACCAATGCATCTGCCTTCGAAGCATCAACTGTTTGTCTCATTCCGATGACTGTGGTTACCAGCCTGATTATGGCAAATGCTGAACTGGCCATGTTTTTTATCCGTCAGCTTTCTGTAGATCTGGGTATTGCAGACGAACGAACTGTAAATCTTACACAAAAACATATTCGCGGACGTTTGGCAGAATCTTTGTTGTTTTTGCAGGATAGTTATGGATTGGAAGAAGACGGAGCTACGATTAGCATCTATCTTTCAAGAGAAGATTTGGCCAACTTGTCGAATATGACAACATCCAATGCCATTCGTACATTATCTAATTTTGTTACCGAACGGATAATCGCTTTAGACGGAAGGAAGATTAAGATTATCGATGAAGACCGCTTACGTAAGATAAGTAAACTAGGATAATTTAAACACAACATACATTATAATAAAAAGGCGTTTCTTTTATAAGAAACGCCTTTTTTGCTTATGCTGAAGTAGCTTATTTATTGTATTTGCTAGTTACAACCTGTATTTTCATACTTTCAGCATCTTTACGAAGCTTTACACCGGAGGGCGACAAGTAATGATTTAATGAGATTGTATAAAAACTGTTAGAGCCGCCGTAATAAGATCCATAGCTACCTTTTACTCTTTCTACCGGAACAACCAATAGTTGAAGATCTTTATCCGGAGCCTTTTCTATCTGATTCTTTAATATATATGAAATATTTTTAAAGTTATATTGACGACTGGTCGCATTATAATCATCGGATAGGAAGGACGTAACATTGTTTTCAATGCTTCTGTTTTCAAAGAAAGTCTTGACTGAATCTTCCGGAATTAACAATAAATTGGTAGGAGGAGCCAACGCATATTTCCAGTTCTCCTGTGGCATTGCTTTTAGTGTAAGCGGCATATTGTTAATAATACGTCCGTCTATAACCTTGATAATTTCGGAAGCAGGGATTGTAAGCTTCGTGAAAACACCGGCTGGGGTTTTCAAATACGTATATTCATTGTTTGGTTGCAGGATTGTTTCCAGTCCCGAATTCGCAATGTGATTCAATTGAATAACCTCTTTTGTTGTGTTGAAACGTTCAACACCCTGGGCAACAAAAGATGAATCCTGACCGGTGCTACCCTTTACAGTTGCAGTATATTTGTAATACATACTGAAGGTAGTATTGGATACATTCAATATATTACCGCTACCAAAAGTAGTAGTGATATATAGGCCAGGGAAAAACTTGTTGAAGTTTTCCTGATTTTTGAATGAATTCGGGTTATTCACCGTTTCATTATAGAAATTCTGTCCAACAGATTTGGTGAGTCGAACCGATACGTGAGGTACGTAGTAGTTTGCGTCGTCCGTATTGGTTATGCCACGAATCGAATCAGACACGGTTGCATCATACGCTGTATAGGTCTGCATACCCAAAGAGGTCTGCATATTCGTATAATCGGCCGGGTTCATGTTGGTATAGTAATTCTTATTCAGAGGCTTATCAACATTGTATACCTGTACACGCATGGGGGTAAGGGTATCACCGATAGAAGAATAGTAAGTTATACGTAAATCTACAGAGTCGATCACTCCATTGATAGGTGTATGTGTAAATTTAAAATTCTCCGGACAATAAAACTGGCAAATATAATCCGATTTAAGATTTCCATACAGCGGATCATAAATCTGTCCTAATAACCCGGTTACACTTTTAGCAAAGATCGAATCGACCTTTACCGTTGAAGCTGACATCGAAAAGGTATCCGTAAATACGGCAATCTTATCGCTATCCGGTTGAATCGAGGAACCCACCAGGTTCAGATCATCATCACAACCAATCATTGACAATGCGGTTGCACCAAGTCCTAGTATAAAAAGCTTGATTTTCATTATAGTTACTGATTTTTGTCCAATACTACATCATAAAACGAGTTGAATGCATCAAGATACGTTTCTGGTGACTGGTAAGGGAGAAACGGGATTTGTTTATTTGATTCTATATACTTACTGATTTCCGGGTTGATGGACTCGCTTCCCTGTATAACACCATCCGAAAAATCGATGGCCAGTTTGGCAAGCGAAACAAAACTTGCATCCTCCTTAATAGAACGCAAATCATTTTCTGCTATTCCATCCATTTGCAGTTTCTTTCCAAAATCGTTACGGAAAGGAACTTTAAAATCGTCGCCATAAATTGAATACACAATTTTTGCATTACGAAGACAAGGATCATCCGCATAGGCACGTTTGATGTAAAGTCCGGTAAGGGCAGACATCCATCCATGACAATGAATCAGGTCCGGGATCCAGCGTAATTTCTTTACAGTTTCAAGTACACCACGTACATAAAATATGGAACGGTCGTCGTTGTCTTCATATTCGTTGCCAGCCTCGTCGATTACGGTCGATTTCCGTTGAAAGAAGTCGTCGTTATCGATAAAGTAAACCTGCATTCTGGCAGACTGAATAGATGCAACCTTAATAATCAGCGGGTGATCAGTGTCATCAATTATAAGATTCATTCCAGAAAGACGTATTACTTCATGAAGCTGATTACGTCGTTCGTTAATATTTCCGAACTTAGGCATGAATGTCCTGATTTCGCGGCCTCTATCCTGAATTCCTTGCGGCAAATTTCTACAAATCGTTGCAATTTCAGATTCGGGAAGATAAGGTGTAATTTCTTGAGTAATAAACAAGATCTTTTTTGCATCCATTCTATAAACATATATTTTAAAACGGTACAAAGATAGTAAAAAAAAACGGTTAATTATCAAAGGTTTCCGATGAATGATTTTTGATGAAAATTAAAACATCCTTTAATTGTCCATCATTTAGCGAGTTATCAATAATCCTCTGTATAAAAATGCCGCTTTACTTTCATATCCGGTAATTATTTATTTGCTTTGCACCTTCATTAAGCGTCTAAATGATGAAAATAGTAAACAGTATTAATGAGTTGCGTTGTCATCTTGCAGAAGATAAGCAAAAAGGCAAAAGAATTGGTTTTGTTCCTACAATGGGAGCTTTGCATGCAGGACACCTGAGCCTGGTCAACCGCTGCGTTTCAGAAAATGATATATGCGTAGTTAGTGTGTTTGTAAATCCAACACAGTTTAATAATCCGAATGATTTACTGACTTATCCCAGAACCCTGGAAAACGATTGCCGGTTATTGGAATCATCCGGGTGTAATTATGTATTTGCACCTACGGTAGAAGAAATGTATCCGGAGCCAGACACGAGGGTTTTCGATTTTGGGAAAGTATCTCAGGTGATGGAAGGAGCCCGCAGACCGGGCCATTTTAATGGTGTGGCTCAGATTGTGAGCAAGTTATTTTACGCTGTTGAGCCGGATGTGGCCTATTTCGGGGAAAAAGACTTTCAGCAGATTGCCGTAATCCGTGCCATGGTGAAGCAGCTTGATATCCCGGTTGAAATAGTGGACTGCCCTATTCAGCGGGAAGTTGACGGACTTGCCTTAAGCAGCCGGAATACACGTCTTACACCCGAACAGCGCCAAAAAGCACCTGTTATTGCCCGTACATTGAAAGAAAGTATTACCTTTGTACCCGAAAAGAGCGTCAGGGAAGTGCTTGATTATGTGGTATCCACTATTAATGCAGTTCCTGAAATGGAAGTCGAGTATTTCGAAATAGTGGATGGAAATACGCTCGAATCAATTGAGAACTGGTCCGACACCTCTTATCCGGTAGGATGTATTACCGTTTATTGTGGAGAGGTACGTTTAATTGACAATATCAAGTACTAAGGGTTTGAACAATACATTAAAACAATGTTTATAGAGGTAGTAAAATCAAAAATTCACAGAGTAACCGTAACTGAAGCCAACCTCAATTATATAGGTAGCATCACCATTGATGAAGATCTGATGGATGCAGCCAACCTGATTGAAAATGAAAAGGTTCAGATTGTGAATAATAATAACGGCGAACGTTTTGAAACTTATATCATTAAAGGAGAGCGTGGAACAGGTGTGATCTGTTTAAATGGAGCCGCAGCCAGAAAAGTGCAGCCGGGAGATGTGGTTATTATCATGTCTTACGCCTTAATGGATTTTGAAGAGGCGAAAACATTCAGACCAGCTGTTGTTTTTCCGGACACCGCGACCAATAAGTTAGTCTGAAAAAACAGTTGATTCATATAATGAACAGATAAACAAAGAAGCTCGCCCTTACACAGCGGGCTTTTTTGTTATGATGAAACAAAAACAAATTATGTATTCTAATAAGCAAATCTGGAATGTAAGTTATCCGATATTTTTAAGTCTGCTGGCTCAGAATGTGATAAATGTAACAGACACCGCTTTCCTTGGGAGAGTAGGAGAGGTGGAGCTGGGTGCTGCAGCTATGGGCGGACTTTTCTATATCTGTATTTATACGATTGCCTTCGGATTCAGTACCGGATCACAAATAGTGATGGCCCGCAGGAATGGCGAAAAGCAATATGCGGATGTGGGGCCGGTAATGATTCAGGGAATTGTATTTCTATTCTTGTTGGCCGGGATTGTATTTACCTTATCCAAACTATATGCCGAAAACGTAATAAGTCTGCTTATCTCGTCCGAACAGGTACGAGGTGCAACCATGGAATTTCTTGATTGGCGTGTATTCGGATTCTTTTTCTCATTTGTAAACGTAATGTACCGTGCATTTTATGTGGGGATCACCCGCACAAAGGTACTTACTATGAATGCCGTTGTAATGGCTGTTACCAATGTTATTCTGGACTATGTGCTTATATTCGGTCATTTAGGATTTCCTGCCATGGGTATAAAAGGGGCGGCTATAGCTTCTGTCGTTGCCGAAGGAGGATCAATCCTTTTCTTTGTAATCTATACCCGGCTTACCGTAAACAGGAATAAGTACGGACTCAACAGGCTTACTTCATTCGATTTTGCATTGCTTGGCAGGGTGCTTAACATATCCATTTTCACCATGATGCAGTATTTCTTTTCCATGGGAAGTTGGTTTATGTTTTTTGTTGTAGTAGAACGGATCGGAGTGCGGGATCTGGCCATCGCCAATATTGTGCGAAGTATCTATGTGGTGATGGTAATTCCGGTAAGTGCCCTTTCAACAACGACCAATACATTTGTCAGCAACACGATTGGAGCCGGTAAAACAGACCAGGTTATGGGTGTAATTGCTAAAATATCCAAGCTGTCTTTTTATATAATGGCTGTATTTGCAAGTGTGGTTTGTCTTTTTCCTAAACTTATCTTGTCTGTATATACCAATGATCCGCTGCTGATAGCCGATTCTTATGCATCTATCTACGTGATATCTGCTGCGATGCTGATCAGCTCCGTCGGAAGTATCTTTTTTAGTGGTGTAACCGGAACCGGCAATACCCGTTCGGCACTTACCATGGAAACAATTACGCTGGTCTTTTACGGAGTATACATCTATCTGGTGGGGATGGTGTTTAAGCAACCGGTTGAAATCTGTTTCACTACAGAAATTGTCTATTACACAGGTTTGCTTGCATTCAGTTACTTATATTTGAAAAAAGGACGTTGGCAACATAAAAAGATATAGAGATTCCATCCCTTTTTTGTACATTTGCGCTTTAGTAAGAAAAAAATAAATAAAATATAATAGATTATGTTTGAGAATTTAAGTGAGAGACTCGACCGATCGTTTAAACTGTTGAAAGGTGAGGGTAAGATTACCGAGATCAATGTAGCCGAAACCCTGAAAGATGTTCGTAAAGCATTGTTGGATGCCGACGTAAACTACAAGGTTGCCAAGCAATTTACCGATACAGTAAAAGAGAAAGCACTTGGACAGAATGTGCTTACATCCGTAAAGCCAAGTCAGCTTATGGTGAAAATTGTTCACGACGAGCTGGCCCGTTTGATGGGTGGTACGGCAATCGACGTTGAACTTAAAAGCTCTCCGGCTGTTATCTTGATGTCTGGTTTGCAGGGTTCGGGTAAAACAACCTTTTCCGGTAAGCTGGCTAATATGCTTAAAAGCAAGAAAGGGAAAAATCCGTTATTGGTTGCTTGCGACGTATACCGTCCTGCTGCTATCGAGCAGCTGCGGGTTCTTGGTGAACAGATCGGAGTACCTGTATATTCTGAAATAGATAGTAAAAATCCGGTTCAGATTGCATTGAATGCAGTAAAAGAGGCCCGGGCTAAAGGACACGACCTTGTGATCGTGGATACCGCCGGCCGTTTAGCTATAGACGAGCAAATGATGAACGAGATTGCTGCGATCAAGAAAGCCCTTAACCCGGACGAAATCTTGTTTGTGGTAGACTCCATGACCGGTCAGGATGCAGTAAATACCGCTAAGGAATTTAACGAACGTCTCGACTTTAACGGAGTTGTTCTTACTAAGTTGGATGGTGATACACGAGGTGGTGCCGCACTTTCTATTCGTTCGGTTGTTGACAAGCCTATCAAGTTTGTTGGTACGGGCGAGAAGATGGATGCACTTGATATTTTCCACCCCGAACGTATGGCCGACCGTATCCTGGGTATGGGTGACATCGTTTCGTTGGTAGAAAGAGCTCAGGAGCAATACGATGAGGAAGAGGCTAAGCGTTTGCAGAAAAAAATTGCAAAGAACCAGTTTGACTTCAACGACTTTATTTCTCAGATTCAGCAGATCAAGAAGATGGGTAATCTGAAGGAGCTGGCATCCATGATCCCGGGTGTTGGAAAAGCATTGAAGGATATTGATATCGACGATAATGCCTTTAAGGGAATCGAAGCGATAATCTATTCGATGACTCCGGCCGAGCGTTCCAACCCTGCTATTTTAAACGGATCCCGTCGTGCCCGTATCGCTAAAGGAAGTGGTACCAGCATTCAGGAGGTAAATAAATTAATCAAGCAATTTGATGAAACCCGCAAGATGATGAAGATGATGACAGCCATGAAGCCGGGTAGCAAGAAATTGCCTTCAATGAGAAGATAACACCAAAAGGAGAATATAATATGGAAGAACAACAGATGCAATTATTGGATGGAAAGGCTGTTGCAGCCCAGATGAAACAAGAAATTGCAGCAGAAGTAGCCCAGATTAAGGCTAACGGAGGTAAAGTACCTCATTTGGCTGCCATCTTGGTGGGACATGATGGCGGAAGTGAAACGTATGTAGCCAGTAAGGTGAAAACGTGCGAAGAGGTTGGATTTAAATCTTCGCTGCTCCGCTACGAAGAAGACGTTACCGAAGAGGAATTGCTTCGTAAGGTGGACGAGTTGAATAATGATCCGGATGTAGACGGATTTATCGTTCAATTGCCGTTACCCGCACATATATCGGAACAGAAGGTTATCGAAGCAGTAGATTATCGCAAAGATGTGGATGGATTCCATCCTATCAATGTAGGGCGTATGGCAATTGGCCTTCCATGTTTTGTTTCGGCTACACCGGCCGGCATACTGGAACTATTGAAGCGATACAACATTG containing:
- the folD gene encoding bifunctional methylenetetrahydrofolate dehydrogenase/methenyltetrahydrofolate cyclohydrolase FolD — protein: MEEQQMQLLDGKAVAAQMKQEIAAEVAQIKANGGKVPHLAAILVGHDGGSETYVASKVKTCEEVGFKSSLLRYEEDVTEEELLRKVDELNNDPDVDGFIVQLPLPAHISEQKVIEAVDYRKDVDGFHPINVGRMAIGLPCFVSATPAGILELLKRYNIETKGKHCVVLGRSNIVGKPMATLMMQKAYPGDCTVTVCHSRSENLKEMCLAADIIIVALGVPEFLKEDMVKKGAVIVDVGTTRMPSSVTKSGYKLTGDVKFDEVAPKCSYITPVPGGVGPMTIISLMRNTLLAGKKAIYK
- the panD gene encoding aspartate 1-decarboxylase, which translates into the protein MFIEVVKSKIHRVTVTEANLNYIGSITIDEDLMDAANLIENEKVQIVNNNNGERFETYIIKGERGTGVICLNGAAARKVQPGDVVIIMSYALMDFEEAKTFRPAVVFPDTATNKLV
- the panC gene encoding pantoate--beta-alanine ligase; this encodes MKIVNSINELRCHLAEDKQKGKRIGFVPTMGALHAGHLSLVNRCVSENDICVVSVFVNPTQFNNPNDLLTYPRTLENDCRLLESSGCNYVFAPTVEEMYPEPDTRVFDFGKVSQVMEGARRPGHFNGVAQIVSKLFYAVEPDVAYFGEKDFQQIAVIRAMVKQLDIPVEIVDCPIQREVDGLALSSRNTRLTPEQRQKAPVIARTLKESITFVPEKSVREVLDYVVSTINAVPEMEVEYFEIVDGNTLESIENWSDTSYPVGCITVYCGEVRLIDNIKY
- the ffh gene encoding signal recognition particle protein, producing MFENLSERLDRSFKLLKGEGKITEINVAETLKDVRKALLDADVNYKVAKQFTDTVKEKALGQNVLTSVKPSQLMVKIVHDELARLMGGTAIDVELKSSPAVILMSGLQGSGKTTFSGKLANMLKSKKGKNPLLVACDVYRPAAIEQLRVLGEQIGVPVYSEIDSKNPVQIALNAVKEARAKGHDLVIVDTAGRLAIDEQMMNEIAAIKKALNPDEILFVVDSMTGQDAVNTAKEFNERLDFNGVVLTKLDGDTRGGAALSIRSVVDKPIKFVGTGEKMDALDIFHPERMADRILGMGDIVSLVERAQEQYDEEEAKRLQKKIAKNQFDFNDFISQIQQIKKMGNLKELASMIPGVGKALKDIDIDDNAFKGIEAIIYSMTPAERSNPAILNGSRRARIAKGSGTSIQEVNKLIKQFDETRKMMKMMTAMKPGSKKLPSMRR
- a CDS encoding Crp/Fnr family transcriptional regulator, with amino-acid sequence MVKHQKEEVDFSASLSEVWRVLNDKERDILRNNAIVQHFKRNELIYCEGDEPKDMMCLLKGKVKIFKEGVGGRSQIIRMIKPVQYFGYRANFAQEQYLTNASAFEASTVCLIPMTVVTSLIMANAELAMFFIRQLSVDLGIADERTVNLTQKHIRGRLAESLLFLQDSYGLEEDGATISIYLSREDLANLSNMTTSNAIRTLSNFVTERIIALDGRKIKIIDEDRLRKISKLG
- a CDS encoding MATE family efflux transporter encodes the protein MYSNKQIWNVSYPIFLSLLAQNVINVTDTAFLGRVGEVELGAAAMGGLFYICIYTIAFGFSTGSQIVMARRNGEKQYADVGPVMIQGIVFLFLLAGIVFTLSKLYAENVISLLISSEQVRGATMEFLDWRVFGFFFSFVNVMYRAFYVGITRTKVLTMNAVVMAVTNVILDYVLIFGHLGFPAMGIKGAAIASVVAEGGSILFFVIYTRLTVNRNKYGLNRLTSFDFALLGRVLNISIFTMMQYFFSMGSWFMFFVVVERIGVRDLAIANIVRSIYVVMVIPVSALSTTTNTFVSNTIGAGKTDQVMGVIAKISKLSFYIMAVFASVVCLFPKLILSVYTNDPLLIADSYASIYVISAAMLISSVGSIFFSGVTGTGNTRSALTMETITLVFYGVYIYLVGMVFKQPVEICFTTEIVYYTGLLAFSYLYLKKGRWQHKKI
- a CDS encoding glycogen/starch synthase, whose amino-acid sequence is MDAKKILFITQEITPYLPESEIATICRNLPQGIQDRGREIRTFMPKFGNINERRNQLHEVIRLSGMNLIIDDTDHPLIIKVASIQSARMQVYFIDNDDFFQRKSTVIDEAGNEYEDNDDRSIFYVRGVLETVKKLRWIPDLIHCHGWMSALTGLYIKRAYADDPCLRNAKIVYSIYGDDFKVPFRNDFGKKLQMDGIAENDLRSIKEDASFVSLAKLAIDFSDGVIQGSESINPEISKYIESNKQIPFLPYQSPETYLDAFNSFYDVVLDKNQ
- a CDS encoding DUF4270 domain-containing protein, which codes for MKIKLFILGLGATALSMIGCDDDLNLVGSSIQPDSDKIAVFTDTFSMSASTVKVDSIFAKSVTGLLGQIYDPLYGNLKSDYICQFYCPENFKFTHTPINGVIDSVDLRITYYSSIGDTLTPMRVQVYNVDKPLNKNYYTNMNPADYTNMQTSLGMQTYTAYDATVSDSIRGITNTDDANYYVPHVSVRLTKSVGQNFYNETVNNPNSFKNQENFNKFFPGLYITTTFGSGNILNVSNTTFSMYYKYTATVKGSTGQDSSFVAQGVERFNTTKEVIQLNHIANSGLETILQPNNEYTYLKTPAGVFTKLTIPASEIIKVIDGRIINNMPLTLKAMPQENWKYALAPPTNLLLIPEDSVKTFFENRSIENNVTSFLSDDYNATSRQYNFKNISYILKNQIEKAPDKDLQLLVVPVERVKGSYGSYYGGSNSFYTISLNHYLSPSGVKLRKDAESMKIQVVTSKYNK
- a CDS encoding IS982 family transposase; the protein is MSGNKLCISLIISILMVIKLLIYSSIMHNLYAIFAKFLDICKMFSADLVNEKGNIPRRGVVPKFSDLEVISLSLAAESIGIDSESFLFSKLNEYKDDFSSLISRRQYNDRRKLTIGLCNQVRERIASKVDGGEAIFCIDSMPIEVCRPIRSKRCKMGKNNYDKAPNYGYCASQGKHYYGYKLHSLCGLSGVIHSFDLTKASVHDIHYLKDVKCNFQNCTIIGDRGYIGAAIQLDLFEKANIKLEVPYRSNQKDWKPVFSPFAKARKRVETLFAQLCDQFMIIRNYAKQTEGLFTRITGKISALTILQYINKINNKPIGQIKYALI